In one window of Aceticella autotrophica DNA:
- a CDS encoding cobaltochelatase subunit CobN, with translation MLKYQKISIKLIFVFVLASIICAKPLVSLSAGGNSPSLNEYTSGMHMAQTKIAEILRHNGCYPSSIAVKVWGKDVAGAEGVSISVAMYALGVKPQWDAAGNITGVDIISTSDLGRQRIDAFIIIDGDISDSFKPAIISMDSAYRKVLACSYNTLINKYPELKYSLDRTLKPIGNYNKGNETLEENPLAAHWAEGVKSFLAKGTDPVSAGEMSLSLRMIDSNKKELPKDAEVINTSVNSTNTMEIIFGKGTGSGTGSGSGTGSGTGSGDTGNGTGSGTGSGDTGNGTGSGTGSGSNSNTTGVVKSSGNNASSEGTKSANPEKAIVNSSKEDKNKEGYGIATTSQNEVAVKPSGGGSSGKSGGGSGTGHVYEVSVENQQVPKEDVQNANYIYLFALSMIMIGMFYQNKKGYLR, from the coding sequence TTAAGTGCGGGGGGGAATTCCCCCTCCCTTAATGAATATACATCTGGCATGCATATGGCGCAGACAAAGATTGCAGAGATTCTACGCCATAATGGATGCTATCCTTCTTCTATTGCGGTAAAGGTATGGGGAAAAGATGTGGCAGGTGCAGAAGGCGTTAGCATTTCCGTTGCAATGTATGCTTTAGGTGTAAAACCACAGTGGGATGCTGCCGGTAATATAACCGGAGTAGATATAATAAGTACAAGTGATTTGGGAAGACAGCGGATTGATGCTTTTATTATAATTGACGGTGATATTTCGGACAGTTTCAAGCCTGCTATAATTTCTATGGATAGTGCATATAGAAAGGTCCTTGCTTGTTCCTACAATACGCTTATAAATAAATATCCGGAGCTTAAATATTCCTTAGACAGAACCCTAAAACCTATTGGTAATTATAACAAGGGGAATGAAACATTAGAAGAAAATCCTCTTGCAGCACATTGGGCAGAAGGTGTTAAATCATTTTTGGCAAAAGGGACTGACCCGGTTTCCGCAGGGGAGATGTCGCTAAGCTTAAGAATGATTGATTCCAATAAAAAAGAACTGCCCAAAGATGCTGAGGTCATAAATACTTCTGTTAATAGTACAAATACTATGGAAATAATATTTGGAAAAGGCACAGGGAGTGGCACAGGCTCTGGAAGTGGTACAGGAAGTGGCACAGGCTCAGGAGATACTGGAAACGGTACAGGAAGTGGCACAGGCTCAGGAGATACTGGAAACGGTACAGGAAGTGGCACAGGCTCTGGAAGCAATTCCAATACCACGGGTGTTGTAAAAAGCAGTGGAAATAACGCATCTTCTGAAGGTACCAAATCAGCGAACCCTGAAAAAGCTATTGTTAATTCTTCAAAGGAAGATAAAAATAAAGAAGGGTATGGAATAGCAACAACCTCTCAGAATGAGGTAGCGGTAAAACCAAGTGGTGGAGGAAGTTCCGGTAAAAGCGGAGGGGGTTCCGGTACAGGTCATGTTTATGAAGTTAGCGTAGAAAATCAGCAAGTTCCCAAGGAAGACGTACAAAATGCCAATTATATATATTTATTTGCTCTATCAATGATTATGATTGGTATGTTCTATCAGAATAAAAAAGGTTATTTGAGGTGA